The following are encoded together in the Rhizobium tumorigenes genome:
- a CDS encoding helix-turn-helix transcriptional regulator, translating to MRKASRLFEIIQILRLARAPVTAASMGARLEVTQRSIYRDIAALQAMRVPVEGERGLGYILRPGFHLPPLMFTAEEIEAIVLGMALIERTGDLELRKASAQVVAKIAAAVPPPMRQAFSSQALHAWGSITPAPEAADFGIVRRAIRDEEKLAIDYCDEHQSTTTRTIRPLALIYYSEVAVIVGWCELRQAIRNFRADRVALCSPTGNHFKNDGDRLRALWIAGWTPHLEL from the coding sequence GTGCGCAAGGCGTCGAGACTGTTTGAAATCATCCAGATCTTGAGGCTCGCCAGAGCACCTGTCACAGCGGCGTCTATGGGCGCTCGACTGGAGGTCACCCAACGCTCGATCTACCGCGACATTGCAGCGCTTCAGGCAATGCGTGTGCCGGTCGAGGGCGAACGCGGCCTCGGCTACATCCTCAGGCCGGGATTTCACCTGCCGCCGCTGATGTTCACGGCCGAAGAAATCGAGGCGATCGTGCTCGGCATGGCTTTGATAGAGCGGACCGGCGACCTGGAATTGAGGAAAGCCTCCGCACAGGTGGTCGCCAAGATTGCTGCCGCTGTTCCGCCGCCGATGCGTCAGGCCTTTTCCTCACAGGCGCTGCATGCATGGGGCAGCATCACCCCCGCTCCTGAAGCCGCCGATTTCGGGATCGTCCGGCGCGCCATCCGCGATGAAGAAAAACTGGCGATCGACTATTGTGACGAACACCAATCGACAACGACCCGGACAATACGGCCACTCGCGCTGATTTACTATTCAGAGGTTGCGGTCATCGTCGGCTGGTGTGAATTGCGTCAGGCAATCCGCAACTTCCGCGCCGACCGCGTGGCACTCTGCAGCCCGACCGGAAACCACTTCAAAAATGATGGCGACCGACTGCGGGCGCTGTGGATCGCCGGGTGGACACCCCATCTCGAGCTTTGA
- a CDS encoding LysE family translocator gives MNYDQNLWLFFILLTGIIAVPGMDMVFVLANALTGGRRAGLAATFGMMVGGVCHTLFGTVAVAGLSAVLPAVSGPMVMIGAAYMIWIGITLVRSAIVVDDIEGRGPNSLAKVFLQAVVTCLLNPKAWLFILAVYPQFMKPAYGPLWSQAVVMGAMTILVQLVIYGGLASAAVLGRDRIVSNPRVTIWLGRVSGICLVAIASFVLVRGWKAL, from the coding sequence ATGAACTACGATCAAAATCTCTGGCTGTTTTTCATTCTGCTGACAGGTATCATTGCTGTTCCCGGCATGGATATGGTTTTCGTGCTTGCCAATGCACTCACGGGAGGACGAAGGGCTGGCCTTGCGGCAACCTTCGGCATGATGGTTGGCGGTGTCTGTCATACGCTGTTCGGCACCGTGGCGGTCGCTGGTCTGAGCGCAGTGCTGCCTGCTGTTTCCGGGCCGATGGTGATGATCGGGGCTGCCTATATGATCTGGATTGGTATCACGCTCGTTCGCAGCGCCATCGTGGTCGACGATATCGAGGGACGGGGGCCGAATTCTTTGGCAAAGGTGTTTCTCCAAGCCGTCGTCACGTGTCTCCTCAATCCGAAGGCGTGGCTTTTCATTCTCGCGGTCTATCCTCAGTTCATGAAGCCGGCCTATGGCCCGCTATGGTCGCAAGCTGTTGTGATGGGCGCCATGACGATCCTTGTGCAGCTTGTCATTTATGGCGGCCTTGCATCTGCCGCCGTGCTCGGGCGGGATCGTATCGTGTCAAATCCCCGCGTTACGATCTGGCTTGGCAGGGTCTCCGGCATCTGCCTCGTAGCAATTGCATCGTTCGTTCTGGTAAGGGGATGGAAGGCTCTTTGA